Proteins encoded in a region of the Podarcis muralis chromosome 4, rPodMur119.hap1.1, whole genome shotgun sequence genome:
- the C4H21orf140 gene encoding uncharacterized protein C21orf140 homolog has product MFRIVNPLLKHIIHRTSLDASTRKQCLQYLKTLRALQLTGYNTIFLGETDLSESLITGEKVPHEDDLNWPVWTVVHAGNSQGWVPWRYRVFLRDDLPLDKPEDVFQELCDFLSITYGKCAIVVKEKRQPRVKIDESTQEVEISEPQFTPLPFFSSIKCCPEVAKATGHELLSVPFPYNHLHPMDAAWSSLKWFIINNRKEFSLTTLEKTYSYQCILFSDLLGKGIEKMSPNKWKIAVNKVRRWENYYLDKFT; this is encoded by the coding sequence ATGTTTCGCATTGTAAACCCGCTTTTAAAGCACATCATCCACCGGACTTCTCTCGATGCTAGTACAAGGAAACAATGCCTGCAATATTTGAAAACCCTAAGAGCGTTGCAACTTACAGGCTACAACACCATCTTTTTAGGAGAAACTGACCTTTCAGAAAGTCTAATAACAGGGGAAAAGGTTCCTCATGAAGATGACCTAAATTGGCCTGTATGGACAGTCGTACATGCCGGCAACAGTCAAGGGTGGGTACCATGGAGATACAGAGTGTTTCTAAGGGATGACTTGCCCCTAGACAAGCCAGAAGATGTCTTTCAGGAACTCTGTGACTTCCTGTCGATAACCTATGGGAAGTGTGCCATTGTGGTCAAAGAAAAAAGACAGCCCAGAGTGAAAATTGATGAGTCCACTCAGGAGGTGGAGATAAGCGAACCACAGTTTACACCTCTCCCTTTTTTCTCAAGCATCAAGTGCTGTCCTGAGGTCGCCAAGGCCACAGGCCATGAACTTCTCTCTGTGCCTTTCCCCTACAACCACCTCCACCCTATGGATGCCGCCTGGTCCTCTTTGAAATGGTTTATTATCAATAACAGAAAGGAGTTCTCCCTGACGACTTTGGAGAAGACCTATTCATACCAATGCATCCTCTTCAGTGATCTGCTTGGGAAAGGAATCGAGAAGATGAGCCCAAACAAGTGGAAGATAGCAGTAAACAAAGTGCGCAGATGGGAAAACTACTACTTGGATAAGTTTACTTAA